In the genome of Magnolia sinica isolate HGM2019 chromosome 2, MsV1, whole genome shotgun sequence, one region contains:
- the LOC131232305 gene encoding protein HEAT INTOLERANT 4 gives MRKPKRGSSSSSKRKKEGSSTTSQKQPSKGSTSRGKRVKAPPSQEPEFFPEKRNLEDLWQAAFPVGTEWDQLDSVYKFNWDFSNLENAFEEGGELYGKKVYLFGCTEPQLVFFKNGEGKVICIPVVVAVVSPFPPSDKIGVKSVQRESEEILPMKEMKMAWVPYIPLEDRDSQVDRLKSQIFTMSCTQRRAALRHLKIDRIKKYEYCLPYFYHPMKEDELEQDTVVQIMYPTEPPIVCDFDWELDELEEFVSDKIKDEVLAEDQKDAFKDFIKEKVREAKKAQREAREARKKAVEEMDEETKAAYENMRFYKFYPVQTPDAPDISQVKVPFINRYYGKAHKVL, from the exons ATGCGAAAACCTAAGAGAGGATCATCATCCTCAtcgaagaggaagaaagaagggagcAGCACAACATCTCAAAAGCAGCCCTCCAAAGGGTCCACCAGCAGGGGAAAACGAGTCAAAGCCCCACCATCTCAGGAACCCGAATTCTTCCCCGAAAAGAGGAATCTG GAAGATTTATGGCAGGCTGCATTTCCGGTTGGCACAGAG TGGGATCAACTGGATTCAGTCTATAAATTCAACTGGGACTTCTCAAATTTAGAG AATGCTTTCGAGGAAGGGGGAGAACTTTATGGGAAGAAGGTTTACCTCTTTGGCTGCACAGAAC CTCAATTGGTTTTCTTCAAAAATGGTGAAGGGAAAGTGATATGTATCCCTGTCGTGGTGGCG GTTGTGTCCCCATTCCCACCTTCTGATAAGATTGGTGTAAAATCAGTTCAAAGGGAGTCTGAAGAAATACTACCAATGAAGGAAATGAAAATGGCTTGGGTTCCATACATCCCGTTAGAAGATAg AGATAGTCAAGTAGATAGGTTGAAGTCTCAGATTTTTACAATGAGCTGCACCCAAAGAAG GGCTGCTTTAAGACATTTGAAGATAGACCGTATCAAGAAATATGAATATTGTCTACCAT ATTTTTACCATCCTATGAAGGAGGACGAACTAGAACAAGATACAGTTGTTCAAATCATGTATCCTACAGAACCTCCG ATTGTCTGTGATTTTGATTGGGAACTTGATGAACTTGAG GAGTTTGTAAGTGATAAAATTAAGGATGAGGTATTGGCAGAAGATCAGAAAGATGCCTTCAAG GATTTCATCAAAGAAAAGGTCAGGGAAGCAAAGAAAGCACAGCGGGAG GCAAGGGAAGCTCGCAAAAAGGCTGTTGAAGAAATGGATGAGGAAACGAAAGCTGCATATGAGAACATGAGGTTTTACAAGTTCTATCCAGTGCAGACACCGGATGCACCTGACATATCCCAAGTGAAG GTCCCTTTCATAAATAGGTATTATGGCAAGGCTCACAAGGTCTTGTGA